tgtaaaatgttCATATCTACACGCATGAAAACTTTTCATAGAAAAGTCACAACAAATTTTGTGCTTATAGTTGAAACTGAAAAGAATTAACATTTGCACTCGAGAGTATGGGATGTTATAGAATACGTCTAGACTTAAAAATAGAGATTACTTTGTTaaatctaatttattcaaaattgtAAAATACCGTAATCATGAAGTTGGCTTTGATTGGTTTTTGTTGTATCGTACCACATCGTGACTTGTGTTCTTGCATTCCATTCATACTGAAATGACACACAAAGAAGTTAAAAGagaagaaatatatattaatgcaTCCCCATATATACACAGTCATTCTAGTAAATCAGTTATCACCTGCTGTTTTTCTTGTGGGGTTAAAGCTAGCTTTTTTGCACTCTCGAGCCACGTTCCAAGAAGGAAGTTATCATCAGCGGCAAGAAGTTCATCAATGTCAATGATAAGTTGTTCAAATTTTTGGCTGTTATATTTCAGAGCTTTCGTGTCCTTGTGTAGGAAAGCAAATAAAACATCTAGATAGACTTCATTTGCGATCTTTGACAACACTTGTCGAGTTAAATCAACCAAGTCATAcctataaaaattattttaaaaaaaatcataaatgcTACCAAGAGAAAAAGTTGACAAACTGGACTAAATAGCAATGTACTTCACATTAACTACGTTGCAATTCAGCACAATTTCCAAAACAAGAACAAATAGTCTAATCAAGCATTGGCGTATACCTGTAAGTGAGGCTCCCAACAAGATCCTTGCCTGCATCAATGAACAGTTTTAATGCCTTGATGGCATCACTATTCGAGTACCACATATGCGGTTGAGGTAACGTAGACTTAACTTCACTCAGCATAGACCTTCGATTTCTAGGCAGTGTGATGAGGCTTAGTTTGTGGTTTTGTCTCGGGATGCTAGAGTGGATATTTGAATATGGGTCCCAATCAGGAAACTTCACGATATAATCTGTGTTATGGTCCTAAGAAGATAACAAAAATTGCGTCAAGACATAGAGAGCAAATACCATGTGACCAAACACTTTTATCAGCTAAGGCATATTATAAGTATAAAATAATGCATTTTAAGTTGGTTTCTATGTTAGAGAACATGCTTAGAAGATCAACATATAAGAGCCTGGGTACCTAAGTTTCTGATCAAATAAGGGACCTGGTTACCACTGAAAGGTTAGGTATCAAACCAATCTATTAATAGATGGAGTGGTAACCGTTACCAACGCAGCTTGGGCCCACATGTGAAGTTGAGAGACGCaggttcgatccttagggatgccCAAATCATGTGGGTATTAAGTGAAGTTATTTTACCGATATCATAACACTTACGGGGTGGGATGATGGGTATCCAATGTGGTTCCGGGGACAGGGTGCCCACCTTTACCCTTTTGCATGAAAGGTTAGGAACCAAAGTCCATTATTTGGTTATAAGCTTACAAGACTCTGGAAGTCCATTCCATAAGTTAGAATTGCCTCGAAGTGTATTCCTTCACGTGCAACTTGACAGTTATAAAGTAGTTGCACGTGATGTCCCAAGTTGTGAGCAGGTAGCACAACAAAAGTGAAATAAACCAAGATATAGTATTCTTTTCTGTAAAAGTTAAGAGAAACGTACAGCAATTCCATCACTGCAATTATAAATAGATCTATGAAGAATTTCCCATGCTGACTCAGCTTGTTTCACAGTTTTGCCGTAACGTCTATGAGAATAGATGTTCAACCATTCCTGCATTAGAAAACATAGTTTAAACTTCCCAAGCTTTAGAGAGCCTAAATACTTTAATAGTCAATATCCATccaattattacaaaaaaaaaaaaaaaaacatttaatcacCTCAACATGAACTTTATCCTTTCGAAATGCCATTTCAGGCATCAACTCATACACAACAGGATTATGTTCTATTCCTTCCATACACATTCCAACACCAACCTGTGCGGAAAACGAAAACATAGTCAAATACAATTCTTCTCTATTATATGAAGATATTTCTTCTATTGCAATTGTTCTAAAATTTTCACATGTTATATTATCCACAAATTATATACTAGTCTCAGAAATTAAAGCTGACCATAGTTGAATTTTCACTGAGCCGTGCAACAATAGGACCCGATGCAAGTGTGTCCAATACGCCATACATCTCAATGTTCCCGCCAAAGTTGTGTAACATGCACCTGATTAGTGTACAagtcataaataaaatacagaTTATTGccaaattaaactttttaaagCAAGTGACAAAATGCTGTTACCACACATAAGGGGTGCCATAGAATTGCGAGGATGATTCCCATACGGGTTTAACATCAGCGAATAGATCAAGAACAATCATTTTCCCAAATGGAACCGAATGCAAAAGCGCCTGTTACACAAATAATATCATTGCTAACTCGTCAATAAGCTACGGTCTACTCTTCCAacaaaaatttccaaatttcgAGGTTAGGTATGGGTCAAAACAGCTTTGGGTAGATAGGAATTTTAAACACTGTTAAAACACATTGGGTATACACACAGACATATCTTTTATCCAAGttcataaaaaattattattcgaTGGTAAATCAGCAAAATTTGTGTAACTCTCAAGTTCACATgcaaacataattaaacataatctCAAATTATGAAATATATGATTCATAAGGTTGTATATTTAATCACACTTTGTGTAACTCTTAAGTCGTCCGACCCAATATTCCCCATTTAGTTGAGGGAATGAAGAGCTTCCTAAAGCATCCTTCTATTAAGCCTCCTAACAATAAGATCGCGACACTTTGCAAAAGGATGAGGAGAGGATTAGTGGGTCACACATGCCAAATTGCTATGGTACCAGGAGGATTGTTAGGCTAAACTTAaggaggataaatcattttggGGTAAACAGGTAACTAGCCTAATAAGGGTTTGCGTGGCCATTTCCTAGTCTTCTTTGGCCATCCCAAGATGTTTACCCGGCGAAGGTCATTTAACTTGACCCAAAATGGCTTGAAGTTGCCACCTATACAAAGAATCAATGAAAAGAACATACTTTCATTTGCGGAGGTTTCCAAAAAGATGAATCTGAATAGAAGAGCCAGCCCTGCATAATCAAACATTCAAACCATCTAAATTCTAACTCCATTATGATTGAAATACTTGAAACATCCATGATATAAATTAGTAAGATACCTGCATAAGCCAAATTGCATTCTTGTCAGCTTTGGACATTGCTTCATAAACAGCAGAACCAAGAGTTGATATGTATGTTGGATCACTTGTTGGAGGTAAATTCTCATTGAATGTATCGCTGTATAAAACACCAAGATCATTTAAGATATCACATTTAGCTGTAAAATCTAAGAAATTACTGAATAAGGATTACAGAAGCTACCAGTTATAAATGTCCGTCACATCTCCATATTCTGCATTTAATATTCAAAGAGTCAAATGAAGTGATCAGTTTACATGCCCAAACAGAGGAAATGGTTAACAGATACACATGTTCACcttcaatttgtttttttataaatgccTCCCCAATTTGTATGAACAAGGGATCAGAAGGGTCAAGAAGGTAAGTACAGCACCAGCGAGGATTAGCATTAACTGTGTTCCTATGAGagccaaaacaaaaaacatattaatAGATGGATCATCTAAACTAGCTGTCAAAACATGGGAAAATTAGGCAGGTTGGGCAATCGGTCCACCAGGTTCTGTTCTGAATGTGTCATATTAGATATCTATAAGGATCGTAATGGTTTGGGTTTTCCTGAAACAGTTagttaaaagattaaaattcaacaaaaacaaGTTTCTCAGATATGATtacaaatattagattatttaaataatcaatgagttttatgacttaaaaatataatttgtacTGCTTTTGATGCGTTTGACCATTTGACTTGTTTCCTCTCAGCTAATTTTCTTTACTTTGCCCATTTCACCTAATAGAGATGAAACTTAACCCAAAATGCCACCTCTATTACTAGATTGAATCAATTAACACAAGTCTAATAAGTTGTGAAAATGATGTAACTGACCAGTCTCCAAGCCTGGTGATATTTGCAGATGGGAATATGTCTCTAAGTGCCTTAGGAACATTTCCAGAAAATGATGGAAGCACTATAAAAGATAATATTTCAGATGAAGCATATTATGGTTCCTAAAAACGGCTAAAGAGCTAAACTTGAAACTTTATTACCTGGAGTCATGCCTAACTCGATCATCCGggataatatttgtttttgcaACACCAATTGTTGATCCAGCCAATTCTGAGATAACGGTCCACCCCATCTGATACAATAATCAATAAACGGTTAAATTGAAGATTCTTAAGATGCATAAGCATTAAGTTTATTAAGCCTAAGTGATTCGATCATGACCCTCATTTACAAACAATTCAAACAGGCCAAAGAAATAGAGCTCAATGAATAATGTTGACTCACGCATGTAAGTTTCCCATTCGAGCCCATGCAAGAAAAGCTGGTCCACCGAAAAAAGTGTTCAAATCCTGTGAACTAATTTTGAAATCCTGCAAGAATACAGAAATAATGGTATATGAACTCAACGCACAAGTGAACTGGctataaataacaataaaatctAAATCGTTACAGAACTTGATATATAGATGTCATATATAGTAGTTCGAGATAATACTCATGGTGATTAGGAAAACGGCCATTGTAACATACGTAATAAGAAAGACTTTTAATTCACCATAAAAACTTTCTGCCAGATTGATTCTTGCCCAGTAAACGCAAGAGGCAGATTAATTCCTTGAAGTGCCATCCAATCAATCTCCTTCTCCCATCTTTCCCAATCCCACCAAACGTACGAATCTGTTTATATGAGAAACACAGccatatttatagtttttaaaaaaacagcAGTATGAGCTAAATATCATATCCCTTTTACAGAAAGAGTAACTATCCACTGTGTGTCTGTGATAAgcataaaaatattatgtgtAAGAAGTTAACGAACTTGTTCATATTTCTACATCAGGTAACACGCTTTATGTTTGCCCTATAAATGTCCTaaagttttcattttaaccAATCTGACGTGACAGTAACTTTGACCATGTTGATTTAATATGGGCGAACCTCAAGATTACCCTACATTTTGAGCCTTTTGTATGGGTGAAAACAATGTCCATCCAAAGCTTGTTACCTTTCTATTATAGTTACAAGAGAATCAACATTTGGAGACCATAAGCCTagaaacaaaattttatttgaaaCTAATTGAAAATCAAAGGTTCATACTTACAGCTAGAAGTGACTACATTTTGATAATAATTCCATGGAACTGGACGTTGAATCAGAATTCCATCTTCTTTTACACGTGGTAAGCTTCCTGGAGGCGGGATAGAAGCTATCTGAATGCCACCTGTCTTGTCCCAAGACACATGAGCCCCACACAAATACTTTAAGTACCAATGAAGGCCGGATGCTATTTCAACCGCTGTAGTGCCTTGGATACTGACAATAATGACGGGTGAGAAAGAGTATGCATAGAAATGGTATGTAAATTTCATATTGAGAGTCAGAACAATAACTAgactatacatacataatttCTGGGGATTTGCTGCTTGCATTCTTGTAATTTGATATCCAAAAGCAGCTGTATCTACCACAAGCATCCTAATACGAGAGCcaattttgaacaaattacaTCTTGTTAGGGTAACTATGTACAAACGActgaatatattaaaaaaaatccaaaaaacttAATTGACTAACCATTCGTGTCAGCAATAAAGAACATCAAATCCAAAATGATACAAAATATTTGGGAAAACTTCATCCTACATCCCCTCAACTTATGATACAACAGACTTTCGACTAAAATTGAATACGTTCTCAAACACTAATCCCTAAAATTTAATATCAAGCAGGCTCATTTTTCGTTTGGGATAGCACACCAAAATGTATTCTACCTTATTGTCACCTTTTGCTATCGTCTCTATCTGACTTTCAAACCAAATACTATATGGTTCGAACTTTCTAAATTTGCTACTGTCCGGCTTACGGTTTTGATGACCATGGCTACTAATATCATCAAAAATAATCGTTACTTACTGTAGAGGTAttcggatacatacaatagcaatGAACCGAAAGTTTTATACACACAATAGCAGAACATGACAAGTTTGACAATttttggttcacttaaaccccttttaaaaaattttcaagatGATGTACTAGAAATACTAAATCATGGGTTCTAATTAATTGTTTTCATCCAAGATTCAATTTTTAAGCAACTATGCTCGAAATTATTGAATACCCAACAACCAAAATTGCACAAAACAGCATAAACTgatgaattaagaaaaaaaattcataagatgataaaaaaaaaaaaaaaaaaaaaaaaggaaaaaaattgaaCCTTGGAGACAATCTTGAATTGGAAACTTGACAAATGGGTAGGAAGCAATCTTTTGAGAAGAGCTTTAGCTGCAGATTCTTGTAATAATGGagattgtttatttttatcCAAATTTTTGATTAAACTGTTAATTGCTTCTGAAGATGATGTCGATGATGAGAGTGGTAATAAAAGAAGTAAaattagataatataatttggAATTGAACATCATTTTGTTAGCTTATTCTTGAATTTCAATTTAAAGAGTGAAGTAGATAATGGCATAGTGCTTACTTCTTGTTAAGAACACCATTTATTATGGgttttgtataaataaaaataaaaaaagataaaatacatTAGGTTTGGAATTAAGCTCTGTCAAAACGATTCCCAAATGTGATGAGTGCAAACAGCAAACtaacaaaattaagaataatCAAACATATTTTGAGCCGTGTAACCCGACCAGCCACTTTCCCGACGATATCGCCATGGAAAGTAGAATAAGACAAAACTGCAACCAACCACCAGAATTAAATGGCCGCTGACTTTGACCAAACTTTCCTTGGTAATGTCGCCGTGGAAAGTCTCTTCAAAAAACGCAATTCAAATTTGACCGTTCATTCTCCTTTCTTATCCTcctttttatcttcttttttttttctttttttcctacTGCCGaactaaaaaaattttaacctCTCCTCctcaaaaccaaaaatcaagaATTCCCATCCTTTTTTCTCCAATTATTCCGGCCAACTTTCCGGTCAATTTTCCGCGGCAACTTTGCTTACCACCATCCCCATCTCTCTTTTAAAATGCCAAACAAATCTCAACCAAAACCCTATTTTTTAAAATCCGGCCAAGAAATTTTCCGGTCATTTTTCCGCATTTTCCTACCATCTTTAAACAATGTATTTTCCGGCCATCACCctttctttttgcttttatttgtgttttttatagCTTTGGTAAAtgcttgtattttttttttatggatttgttaGTAGCCTCTGCGGTTCGAATTTTCCGGTCAGCCCGCGTATCTCGACCATCCTAGTTTTTGGTATGTATTTTCTGATTTGCAGTGTGGTTTTGTCTTATGCGGCTATCCGCGGCGACATCGACAACGACTTTCCGCGGCAACATCGCCACAGATAGTGTGGTCGGGTTATCCTTTTTCTGGTCGTGTTACCCTGTGCCTTTAGTAATCTAAACTTACACAAATTGTTGATATGACATATGGTTTACTATTTTGGTATTTTGCCCGTTCttaatttcttattttaaattaaaaaaatgaaaataaaacaaataaaaataaatattggaAATGTCTCTACCATTAACTCGTTTGAATCTTAAGCGTACGTTTGGCATAAAAGCTTTGAGTTAGGGTTGTGTATCTGTTTGGCAAGGGACTTTTGGAGGCTTTTAGGAACTTAAAAGCCCGAACTTTAATATCCCTTTCTCAAATGCTAGTCCTGTTTAAATATGCATTTGAGATCAAAAGCATTAACCCCAAAGAGCCCTTAAAAGCCCCGATAGGTCTTTATAACAAAAGTTTGTGTAAAAAGGGTTGAAATAAAAGACCTAGCTCTTAACCCTATTTCAAAGCTCTAACTCCAAGCCCCTAACCACAGCCTGAGCTCGAAGGTTTTGTGCTAAACATACTATGTGATTAAGGGCTTGGAGCTAGAGATTGAAAATGAGGCTAAGTTGAGGCTTTTATTTCAACTCTTTCTTaaacaaacttttattttaaatacctTTCAGAGCTTTTAAGAGCTTTTTAGGCTGATTCTTTTGATCTCATATGCATAACGAAATAGATCTACCattttaaaatgagtttattttaaaagtttgggTATGATTGGCAAAGGACTTTTGGGGGCCattttaaaatgagtttatttttaaaagtttgggTTTGTATGGCAAAGGACTTTTGGGGGCTTTTAGAGCCTTAAAGCCTTTGTCAAATAGACCTTTTATCTGTTGGTGTAACCTTATCATTCCAAAAATACCCGTTTAGgccaaaaagtaaataaaaatatattaaacacGAGCACACCAGAAAACTCTATCGCTACCCACCAAGCCAACTCACCACACCAACGAATACACCAACTTTTTTTAACACAGGCTCAACATATATGTCTCAATAAGCCAACAATATGCTGGCCCTAAAGTTGGTCTTAACATAATTGATCATGGAAGAGTCATACTTGTTATAACTACTTTAAGGTTTAAAACTGTcgtgtaaattaaatatttccTACATTATAGATAGACGACTCATTAGAGCATTCACAGTGGGAGACACTCATCCTCCAAGGACTAGTCCATGTCAGCACCACATCAGCTCCATATCAGCCCAAGGACTAACCAATGACCAATCCCCTAAACCACACACAATGGGAAAACTAGTCTAGGACCtactatatatttaaatttactttttCAACCCAATATTCTACCATCtatttaattatacatttttaaCCCTCTAAGTTATAcaacttcaaatttaaaaaaaaaacacacttaaaaatttcattaaataaaaaacacattattaATTGAAAACAACAACATAGtttcataatttattattactaaGACAAACAACAATGGATCACGGGAGACTCTAAATATGCTCGACAAGATCATGACGAAGACCATGGTGAACCCCTCAGTCTTGAAGCTCCTATTGGTCCGTGCGTGGACCGTCATCCTCTCTCGGAAGGTACGAACAGATACACGGGGTGGCTCAGCTAGGATTTCTAGATCATAGGAGGTTATTGCATGACCTGAATCCTCAACGATCATCTTATGCAATATGACACAAGTATACATGGTTCGACGAATCTTGTTGACACTAAACGACCTTGAGGGGTGTGTAAGGATCGCCCAACGACCTTGGAGAACTCCAAATGCTTGTTCCACATCTTTTTGCGCACTTTCTTGATActtcttgaattttttcttcttcGGCTCTTGTGGGCATGAAAAAGCCTTGACGAATGTCGCCCACTCAGGATAAATACGGTCGACTAGATAGTACCCCTTCTGGTAATCGGTTCCGTTAACCGTAAATGAAGTATCTGGAGCCATATCTTCAACGATTTCCCTAAATAAATGTGATTGATTGAGTACGTTTATGTCATTGTTCAAACCTGCCGTTCCAAAAAATGCATgccaaatccataaatcgtaCGATGCAATCGCTTCAAGCATGATGGTTGATACCCCTTTATCACCTCGAGTGAACTGGCCTTGCCATGCTTTTGGACACCTTTTCCAGGGCCAATGCATACAGTCAATGCTCCCCAACATCCCTGGAAAACCATGAAGTTGTGCGTGTTTCTGGTAGAGACGTTGTATATCATCTGTTGTTGGTCTTTGTAAATACTCTTCTCTGTAAAGGTCAAACACACACTTACAAAAAGCATAAAGCGCGTCTCTAGAAGTTTGTTCACCCATGTGTAGATACTGATCAAGTGAATTGGCCACGTTTCCATACATCAGCTGACTTATCACGGATGTACACCTTTGAATTGTAGAAAACCCGAGTTTACTTCTTGCATCTATACGCTGGTTTCGAAACTCAACAAAATGACGAGACACAGGCTCATCACCAACTGGGGAGAAAGAAGCGATATCGTTAGCTATAAGCATGAATATCTCTTTTCGCATTCAAAAACGCCGCCTAAAGAAGTGTGGCAGGTACTTTGCGTTTTCTACAAAGTAATCATTTCAACAACTGATTCCCTGCACCAAGTCGATCTCTTGGAATATAAACACGAGTGAGACGGGTTACAGATTCCCCATTTTCAACCAAATCAATAAAATCACCCATTATAGTGATAAGTTCTTCATCGTCGGAGTCGTTCCCAAATAACTCCGGTCATGCGTATGTGTTAGCACTCGACAGAAGTGAAAAAGACATGATGATTTTAGATATATGAATGTGTGTTTTATGTCTATAAAAGTGtgtttttatgcataaaaactataaatgtaaagatgttatatatataagtgataaaaagggaccaaaagtgaaaatgtGTATAAAATTCGGAAATGGCCGTTTTAGGGACTGATTGTGTcaattttttgaaaactttgaaaaactTGACCGctgcttaaaaaaaataaaataaaaaacatacactCCTCACTCGTATGTGTGGGAACGAGCCAGCGAGAACGAGCCCAAAGACGAGCCACACCTAACCGTGTGCGCTCGTCCCTCAACCGAAAACGAGCCACGAATGAGCGATGACGAACCCACTGTAAATGCTCTTATAAGTCGGTTAAGTTAGCAACTTTTTATTGTGTAGGAAATATTTAATTCatggaagaaaaaaagttaGGAACAAAGATATTTAGTTTAGAGTTAAGATGTCTACCAATGGTAAATTGTTGGGGTATTCTTTTGGCGTCATCCaatgatgaagaagatatgtttttggttccttttttttaccaataataaatgaaaatgagaagatattaatatatagaaaacaaaaatatatttgatgataaaaagagaaaaatatcaAGTCGTAAATAGGACCATGTTTTTGACTTCCAATCATCAATATTTTTTTCCATTCAACTAAAACTTTAGGAAatatttttttccattctctCAACTAAAACTTTAGgaaatgatattagtaccataCAAGTTGATTACTTTACCACAATTGCGTATTAACTGTTTGTACAATATGCTATAATACTTATATAGTGTGATAGATTAATCAACTTATGTAGTACGATTATCACTTCcttaattaatcaacttatgTAGATTAATTAACTGTTCTGTATAAATCAATTTAATCACATATGAATAGGTATCTTAATGGTAGTTTCCCTTCCTTAAAGGGTATGATCTCCAATATGGTACGCTTGGTGTGCccttcaaaattaaaaaaaaatgatgtactCTTTGATCTTTATGAGATTTGGTGTAAGTCCACAATTTTTCTTGATTTGGTCCAACATATATGTGAAGAGAATGATACTTAGGATATTGTTAGTGCGATACGTAAAGAGATTTATTAAGACATCTAATATTTCAGACGTTGGTTTGCTTATGATAAGATGACTTAGTGATGTGATCATGAGAGAGAAgacataatgtttttaattattgGACAGAAgacataatgtttttaattattgGACATAAGAGGGGTGGGGTGAGTTGGAGGGGGGATAGATTATGGATTAATATGGAATGAatgtctatatctatactcctctataaagcatattggtttttttatttttggaaattaagcattttttcagTATTCTCATAATACCCTTACACCCCTACCttctttctaatcattacacgctcTCCTCGgccttctatcaccctccgccgccgccctccttctccaccaccgccctcgatctccaccaccgcctcccttttatattgtcctcgccttctagccgctgcaacgcgcgggcactatgctcgttaTTTACTACGGTTACTAGATAATAATAggagatataataataataataataacaataataataataataggagatataatattaataataataataataggagatatatatatatatatatatatatatatatatatatatatatatatatttgagaaaaCTCCATCATAATAAGACAACTTTTTCATATTTGTTTCTTGTTccttattactcgtatattgttatgttttatagttttacaaaaaaaaaaaatattgttttttacaAGATATCTATTAATCACAAAACGGGCCGAATAAATGTGTGTGTGTACGGGCAATGCTAACCTTGATTATTTAATTTGCCACTTCAAGCGTTACGGCGGttagatggtgagggtgataggtcataggaggtgatatgtgatagagtgtcatagccaaatgtcttagccgtacgggctcttccctcggatttaaaaattcgtcgaaagtatatcgaatgacatctctaatgaaagagcataaaattttaagaacacctaaataatttttataatttatcgatgtacggtttttgagataaaagattttgaaagaattagaggaataaaatgatttatgaaggagagagaaagttgtaggcattgatgtatggtacattatgtattatcatgtataaattgttgaaattaaaagttgaaaccctatttgctttatattaTCTACTCTAATAAGGGAATAAGATGTGAACAGtggtttttttttgtcttcattTGCACATtgaagataaatataaaaattagcaATTGTTAAATGTAAAATGAATTTGGTTCAGTGGTTGTTTTCCATGCCTTAAGGGGTGGAAGTCATGGGTTCAACCCCTCCcaccctcttttttttttaagtttgtatttAATAGTAAAGTTTTACATTTTGGTCCctcctttgttttctttttacttttctgTCCTTCCtgtttctattttattatttgaaccCCCTAAACTTatatagattttaaaaaaatttttttttttttgtaacatcttttttttttatatatacctttatgttttactaatattttgtctttttttttttttttttttttttttttttttgtattttgtcatttttagcattttattctttgtaatatattttttgtaactttttaaattttttataactttattatatGTACTTTATAACAATGACATATGCGTTGTAGTTTATGATGTTTTaacatttagttttttttttatatataacttttgtttaatttattgtttttttgtcTTTGTATTATACAATAGTTTTCAACACTTTGTAACATTTAAACTTTTatagaatattttttataaatctgtatttttttaatattcca
The sequence above is drawn from the Erigeron canadensis isolate Cc75 chromosome 4, C_canadensis_v1, whole genome shotgun sequence genome and encodes:
- the LOC122595547 gene encoding alpha-N-acetylglucosaminidase isoform X2 — protein: MGNLHAWGGPLSQNWLDQQLVLQKQILSRMIELGMTPVLPSFSGNVPKALRDIFPSANITRLGDWNTVNANPRWCCTYLLDPSDPLFIQIGEAFIKKQIEEYGDVTDIYNCDTFNENLPPTSDPTYISTLGSAVYEAMSKADKNAIWLMQGWLFYSDSSFWKPPQMKALLHSVPFGKMIVLDLFADVKPVWESSSQFYGTPYVWCMLHNFGGNIEMYGVLDTLASGPIVARLSENSTMVGVGMCMEGIEHNPVVYELMPEMAFRKDKVHVEEWLNIYSHRRYGKTVKQAESAWEILHRSIYNCSDGIADHNTDYIVKFPDWDPYSNIHSSIPRQNHKLSLITLPRNRRSMLSEVKSTLPQPHMWYSNSDAIKALKLFIDAGKDLVGSLTYRYDLVDLTRQVLSKIANEVYLDVLFAFLHKDTKALKYNSQKFEQLIIDIDELLAADDNFLLGTWLESAKKLALTPQEKQQYEWNARTQVTMWYDTTKTNQSQLHDYANKFWSGLLVDYYLPRASMYFNRLSKSLRENTTFEIIKWRKEWISYSNKWQQDTKLYPVKARGDALAISASLYQKYFG
- the LOC122597263 gene encoding uncharacterized protein LOC122597263 is translated as MRKEIFMLIANDIASFSPVGDEPVSRHFVEFRNQRIDARSKLGFSTIQRCTSVISQLMYGNVANSLDQYLHMGEQTSRDALYAFCKCVFDLYREEYLQRPTTDDIQRLYQKHAQLHGFPGMLGSIDCMHWPWKRCPKAWQGQFTRGDKGVSTIMLEAIASYDLWIWHAFFGTAGLNNDINVLNQSHLFREIVEDMAPDTSFTVNGTDYQKGYYLVDRIYPEWATFVKAFSCPQEPKKKKFKKYQESAQKDVEQAFGVLQGRWAILTHPSRSFSVNKIRRTMYTCVILHKMIVEDSGHAITSYDLEILAEPPRVSVRTFRERMTVHARTNRSFKTEGFTMVFVMILSSIFRVSRDPLLFVLVIINYETMLLFSINNVFFI
- the LOC122595547 gene encoding alpha-N-acetylglucosaminidase isoform X1; translation: MMFNSKLYYLILLLLLPLSSSTSSSEAINSLIKNLDKNKQSPLLQESAAKALLKRLLPTHLSSFQFKIVSKDACGRYSCFWISNYKNASSKSPEIIIQGTTAVEIASGLHWYLKYLCGAHVSWDKTGGIQIASIPPPGSLPRVKEDGILIQRPVPWNYYQNVVTSSYSYVWWDWERWEKEIDWMALQGINLPLAFTGQESIWQKVFMDFKISSQDLNTFFGGPAFLAWARMGNLHAWGGPLSQNWLDQQLVLQKQILSRMIELGMTPVLPSFSGNVPKALRDIFPSANITRLGDWNTVNANPRWCCTYLLDPSDPLFIQIGEAFIKKQIEEYGDVTDIYNCDTFNENLPPTSDPTYISTLGSAVYEAMSKADKNAIWLMQGWLFYSDSSFWKPPQMKALLHSVPFGKMIVLDLFADVKPVWESSSQFYGTPYVWCMLHNFGGNIEMYGVLDTLASGPIVARLSENSTMVGVGMCMEGIEHNPVVYELMPEMAFRKDKVHVEEWLNIYSHRRYGKTVKQAESAWEILHRSIYNCSDGIADHNTDYIVKFPDWDPYSNIHSSIPRQNHKLSLITLPRNRRSMLSEVKSTLPQPHMWYSNSDAIKALKLFIDAGKDLVGSLTYRYDLVDLTRQVLSKIANEVYLDVLFAFLHKDTKALKYNSQKFEQLIIDIDELLAADDNFLLGTWLESAKKLALTPQEKQQYEWNARTQVTMWYDTTKTNQSQLHDYANKFWSGLLVDYYLPRASMYFNRLSKSLRENTTFEIIKWRKEWISYSNKWQQDTKLYPVKARGDALAISASLYQKYFG